Proteins encoded in a region of the Inquilinus sp. KBS0705 genome:
- a CDS encoding alpha-amylase — protein MSTDHKLIIYQLLPRLFGNTKTLNKTYGSVEENGVGKLNDITDIALTAIRDMGFSHVWYTGVIEHATMTDYSSYGIKSDDPDVVKGRAGSPYAIKDYYDVAPDLAVDVNNRTNEFRDLVARTHANGLKAIIDFVPNHVARTYASDARPPGVRDFGEDDDSSKAFSQENDFYYIPGEHFKVPEGYNPGGADFVSPLKDGRFDEYPAKATGNDVFNAAPGINDWFETIKLNYGVYYLDGHKTYFGHVPPLWHKMHQILTYWCEMGVDGFRCDMIEMVPVEFWAWIIPKVKATHPDLVFIGEAYDKGQYYNYIHNGGFDYLYDKVGLYDAIRRLTCNDYGASTWEINAVWNNHCRGIDQHMLRFMENHDEQRIASRFFAGDAALAKPGMIVSATLATGPVMIYSCQEVGEPAEGVPGFSGDDGRTSIFDYWGVTEHQKWVNNGAFDGEGLSSEQKELFAFYSKLLNTVKDNEALRTGEFYELMIANEHQLGFDTLLYIYLRYTQQQRVLVVSNFNRYERKLQVKLPVDLIWQLNIKGPATFTDMLSGTIFKTDEVSEGVEVTIPASSGLLLAF, from the coding sequence ATGTCAACCGATCATAAATTGATTATTTACCAGTTGCTACCGCGATTGTTCGGTAACACCAAAACCCTTAACAAAACCTATGGTTCGGTTGAAGAGAATGGCGTAGGCAAGCTTAACGATATTACCGATATAGCACTTACTGCTATCAGGGATATGGGCTTTAGCCATGTTTGGTACACCGGCGTTATTGAGCATGCTACCATGACGGACTATTCATCCTACGGCATTAAATCCGACGACCCGGATGTAGTAAAGGGTAGGGCAGGCTCGCCATATGCTATAAAGGATTATTACGACGTAGCGCCGGATCTGGCTGTAGATGTAAATAACAGGACAAACGAATTCCGCGACCTGGTGGCACGCACACATGCCAACGGCTTAAAAGCTATTATTGATTTTGTGCCCAACCATGTAGCGCGCACCTATGCATCGGATGCCCGCCCGCCCGGCGTGCGCGACTTTGGAGAGGACGACGATAGCAGCAAAGCCTTTAGTCAGGAAAACGATTTTTACTATATCCCAGGCGAGCATTTTAAGGTGCCCGAGGGTTATAACCCCGGGGGTGCTGATTTTGTTAGTCCGCTTAAGGATGGCCGCTTTGATGAATACCCCGCTAAGGCAACCGGTAATGATGTTTTTAATGCTGCACCAGGCATAAACGATTGGTTTGAGACCATTAAGCTGAATTACGGGGTTTACTACCTTGATGGGCATAAAACTTATTTTGGCCATGTGCCGCCGCTATGGCATAAAATGCATCAAATACTAACCTACTGGTGCGAGATGGGTGTAGATGGCTTCCGTTGCGATATGATAGAGATGGTGCCCGTTGAGTTTTGGGCATGGATCATTCCCAAGGTAAAAGCAACGCATCCTGATCTTGTTTTTATTGGCGAGGCATACGACAAGGGCCAATATTATAATTACATACACAACGGCGGTTTCGATTACCTGTACGATAAGGTAGGGCTTTACGATGCTATCCGCAGGTTAACCTGTAACGATTACGGCGCCAGCACCTGGGAGATAAATGCTGTTTGGAACAACCATTGCCGCGGTATTGACCAGCATATGCTTCGTTTTATGGAAAACCACGACGAGCAGCGTATAGCCAGCCGGTTTTTTGCTGGTGATGCTGCATTGGCCAAGCCGGGAATGATCGTATCTGCCACACTGGCAACAGGCCCGGTGATGATATATTCCTGCCAGGAGGTTGGCGAGCCGGCCGAGGGTGTACCCGGTTTTAGCGGCGATGATGGCCGCACCAGCATATTTGATTACTGGGGTGTTACCGAACATCAAAAATGGGTAAACAATGGCGCGTTTGACGGCGAAGGCTTATCATCCGAACAAAAGGAACTTTTTGCCTTTTATAGTAAGTTGCTAAATACTGTAAAAGACAATGAAGCGCTGCGTACCGGCGAATTTTATGAGCTGATGATAGCAAACGAGCATCAGCTCGGCTTCGACACCCTGCTATATATTTACTTGCGGTATACCCAGCAGCAACGGGTATTGGTGGTAAGTAACTTTAACCGTTATGAAAGGAAATTGCAGGTAAAATTACCTGTTGATTTAATATGGCAGCTTAACATAAAAGGGCCGGCTACGTTTACTGATATGCTAAGCGGTACAATTTTTAAAACCGACGAAGTTAGCGAGGGCGTTGAGGTAACCATACCGGCTAGCAGCGGCTTGTTACTTGCTTTTTAA
- a CDS encoding glycoside hydrolase family 65 protein: protein MKDYFKVDEWKIIEEGFDPHYNKVAESVFSLGNGRMGQRANFEEAYSGETLQGNYVAGVYYPDKTRVGWWKNGYPEYFAKVLNAANWIGIDIRVAGMEFDLAKCHVSDFRRELNMKEGYLKRYFNILGRTNIEAEVTRFCSIVDDECGAIKYKFGVPDEGEPYTSIIPYIDGDVKNQDANYDEKFWEEVDRGFWEDGGYVHLRTKKTGFEVATGMRCFILVNGKPIAIEPNRIEKDKYVGCEYAIQLEEASDVTIYKFAANISSQNHPKEKLIEVLKETLDRIAAKGFDTMLAEQAAAWAEKWKHNDIIIEGDAAAQQGIRFNIFQLNQTYTGEDDRLNIGPKGFTGEKYGGSTYWDTEAYCVPFYLATAPQKVARNLLLYRYKQLGKAIDNATLLGFKNGAALYPMVTMDGTECHNEWEITFEEIHRNGAIAFTIFNYVRYTGDEAYLTDYGLEVLIAISRFWAQRITWSAQRQQYVMLGVTGPNEYENNVNNNWYTSTIATWCLKYTLEAIGKVKKANETRYNELATKISFEEETECQKFSDIIAKMYYAHDDELQIFLQQDGYLDKEQILVKDLPATERPLVQKWSWDRILRSVFIKQADVLQGLYFFEDDYDTETLRRNYDFYEPRTVHESSLSPCVHAILAARLGDIDRAYEFYLRTSRLDIDDYNNDTEDGCHITSMAGTWMSVVEGFGGMRVKDGVLSFNPLLPHKWEAFSFQVGFRDALLNVRVSKAGVSIKNKSNNSITVKVYGNDHTINANADTLIKKQA, encoded by the coding sequence ATGGGTCAGCGCGCCAATTTTGAAGAAGCTTATAGCGGGGAAACACTACAAGGCAACTACGTGGCGGGCGTTTACTACCCTGATAAAACCCGTGTAGGCTGGTGGAAAAATGGCTACCCCGAATATTTTGCTAAAGTGCTTAATGCAGCCAACTGGATAGGCATTGATATTAGGGTTGCGGGTATGGAATTTGACTTAGCCAAATGCCATGTGTCGGATTTTCGCCGTGAGTTAAACATGAAAGAGGGGTATTTGAAAAGATATTTTAACATTCTCGGCAGAACGAACATCGAAGCTGAAGTAACCCGCTTCTGTAGTATAGTTGATGATGAGTGTGGCGCTATCAAGTATAAATTTGGCGTACCGGACGAAGGCGAACCATATACCTCAATTATTCCATATATAGATGGCGATGTTAAAAACCAGGATGCCAACTATGATGAAAAATTTTGGGAAGAGGTAGATAGGGGTTTTTGGGAAGACGGCGGATATGTTCATTTGCGCACTAAGAAGACAGGTTTCGAAGTCGCAACCGGTATGAGATGTTTTATACTGGTTAATGGAAAGCCAATAGCGATTGAACCTAACCGTATTGAAAAAGATAAATATGTAGGTTGTGAGTACGCTATCCAGCTTGAAGAAGCGTCAGATGTTACAATTTACAAGTTCGCTGCTAACATATCTTCCCAAAATCACCCCAAAGAAAAACTGATTGAGGTATTGAAGGAGACTTTAGATCGAATCGCCGCCAAAGGCTTTGATACCATGCTGGCCGAACAAGCCGCTGCTTGGGCCGAAAAGTGGAAACACAACGATATTATTATTGAGGGCGATGCCGCAGCGCAGCAGGGCATCCGTTTTAACATATTCCAGCTTAACCAAACCTATACAGGCGAGGATGACCGCCTGAATATTGGCCCCAAAGGCTTTACCGGCGAAAAATACGGCGGTAGCACCTATTGGGATACCGAAGCTTATTGTGTGCCGTTTTATTTGGCCACAGCGCCGCAAAAGGTGGCGCGTAACCTGCTTTTGTATCGCTACAAGCAGTTGGGTAAGGCAATAGATAATGCCACTTTATTGGGCTTTAAAAACGGTGCAGCGCTATACCCAATGGTTACCATGGATGGTACAGAATGCCATAACGAGTGGGAAATAACCTTTGAAGAGATACACCGCAACGGTGCTATTGCCTTTACTATTTTTAATTACGTGCGTTACACCGGCGATGAAGCGTACTTAACCGATTACGGACTGGAAGTATTAATTGCCATCTCACGCTTTTGGGCGCAGCGTATCACCTGGTCGGCGCAACGGCAGCAGTATGTAATGCTGGGCGTAACCGGGCCAAACGAGTACGAGAATAATGTAAACAACAACTGGTACACCAGTACTATTGCTACCTGGTGCTTAAAATATACGCTGGAAGCCATTGGCAAGGTTAAAAAAGCAAACGAAACCCGTTACAACGAACTGGCAACCAAGATTAGCTTTGAAGAGGAAACAGAATGCCAAAAATTTTCCGACATTATAGCTAAAATGTACTATGCCCATGATGATGAGCTACAAATATTTTTACAGCAGGACGGCTACCTTGATAAAGAGCAAATATTGGTAAAAGACCTGCCCGCTACCGAGCGCCCTTTGGTGCAAAAATGGAGCTGGGATCGCATACTGCGTTCGGTATTCATCAAGCAAGCCGACGTGCTGCAGGGGCTGTATTTTTTCGAGGATGATTACGATACCGAAACCCTACGCCGCAATTACGATTTTTATGAACCAAGAACGGTGCATGAGTCGTCGCTATCGCCCTGTGTACACGCCATATTAGCCGCAAGGTTGGGCGATATTGACCGGGCTTATGAGTTTTACCTTCGCACTTCAAGATTAGACATAGACGACTATAATAACGATACCGAGGATGGCTGTCATATTACATCAATGGCCGGCACCTGGATGAGTGTGGTAGAAGGTTTTGGCGGGATGCGGGTGAAGGACGGTGTATTATCTTTTAATCCCTTGCTGCCGCATAAGTGGGAGGCATTTTCCTTCCAGGTAGGCTTTAGGGATGCCTTGCTGAATGTAAGGGTAAGTAAAGCAGGCGTATCTATTAAAAACAAATCGAACAACAGTATTACGGTAAAAGTATATGGCAATGACCACACTATAAATGCAAATGCCGATACACTTATCAAAAAACAAGCCTAA